TCAGGATCTCCGGTCGGTATATTATGTGCAGCCTTTTCATTCGTAAGAGAAACTGAATATTCTAATTCGTTCCCTTTCTTCTTCCATTTAAGAGGCTCGATCTTCAGACCGGTTCTATATCCGCCAGGGATCTGTTTCTCATAGAGTTCGAATTTTTTCGGAACTCCTCCACCGATAAAGGAATGTTTGTGAGAAGTTCTAATCGGAGTGTCTAGTTCCGGTTTGACTAACTTACGTTGTAATTCGCCCATATGGCAGGAACCACAGGTGACTTTTCCGTGGGAATTCCCCTTTTGTTCCAACTCAATACCTGTTTTGAAAGCGCAGACCAATTGGTCGTCCAAAACATAATTTGCATTATGACAGTCTAGGCATCTGTTCCTCAATTTGTCTGGATCAATCTTGATAGGGTGAGGAGGTTTTGTAGTTCCATTTGCACCTAATACGTAGGAGTTCCCCTGCTCATCCAAGCGAACATGGCATACTGCACATGTAACTCCTTCTGCTTTCATCTTAGGATCAAAGTTTGGATTCGGTTCTTCTATTGGAGTTCTGTAATTTCCGTTATTTAGATAGTTGACCAATGTTTCTCTCTGGTTTGCAACCGGAGTATGGCAATTTAAACAAAGCCAACGAGGAGAAGAAGATTTAGAAAGTTCAGATTGGAACTGAAGATCTGAA
This window of the Leptospira hartskeerlii genome carries:
- a CDS encoding multiheme c-type cytochrome, which translates into the protein MFLNKRRSLTLAVLSLSLALSLFYCIFTKPKDKPIPVDEVFSQAPWSKPLPYLPPLAGVGEVRAENCGRCHVEIYAEWKTSTHANALSDLQFQSELSKSSSPRWLCLNCHTPVANQRETLVNYLNNGNYRTPIEEPNPNFDPKMKAEGVTCAVCHVRLDEQGNSYVLGANGTTKPPHPIKIDPDKLRNRCLDCHNANYVLDDQLVCAFKTGIELEQKGNSHGKVTCGSCHMGELQRKLVKPELDTPIRTSHKHSFIGGGVPKKFELYEKQIPGGYRTGLKIEPLKWKKKGNELEYSVSLTNEKAAHNIPTGDPERFILLKISLLDAKGKSLATKEIKFGQEWEWYPKARLVADTRILPGETKVWKDLFFGIEKEHSKIIFEIYHTRLKESNAEHMRKNSENVHSDLLRKKISEIENFYPFSTIVHKEDIDLNSGKSRVYSTEELFRISKNRKGE